A region from the Acidobacteriota bacterium genome encodes:
- the aroE gene encoding shikimate dehydrogenase, translated as MAEGPGICATVTARTMADLIRVRDGVAGADLVEMRLDTVPDPDVDAALKGRRLPVVVTCRWTAEGGHFTGTEQERRALLLRALGAGAEFVDIEWRAGLDDVIRSRHGRNVVLSYHDFGGVPADLSSRVDAMLATGAEVVKVAVMASRLSDCLPLLQLGRKHRGRRIVLLAMGEAGLVTRVFAARFGSCWTYAGEGVAPGQMSTAQLIGELAFRRIGADTRVYGLFGRGISHSPSPAMHNAGFAEVGVDAAYVPLPAADADDAMTFARGFDLAGASVTIPFKVDLFGCLDDVDPGAKALGAINTLAHANGRWSGTNTDGQGFVAGLRIDVPRGTRVAILGTGGAARAVATALRDAGANVTVFGRSADTARDVATALGVSGAARPVPLSSWDLLVNATPVGTYPDVERTSFPEGVFDGGTVYDLVYHPEKTRLLRDAELAGCRTIGGLTMLIEQARLQQAWWTGRTPSVAALHAAAVRTLATRTEQS; from the coding sequence GGATCCGGATGTTGATGCCGCGCTCAAGGGCCGCCGTCTCCCGGTCGTCGTCACGTGCCGGTGGACCGCCGAAGGTGGCCACTTCACAGGGACTGAACAGGAGCGGCGCGCGCTGCTCCTGCGGGCGCTCGGTGCGGGTGCCGAGTTCGTCGACATCGAGTGGCGGGCAGGACTTGATGATGTGATCCGGTCGCGCCACGGACGCAACGTCGTGCTGTCGTACCACGACTTCGGGGGCGTGCCCGCCGATCTGTCCTCGCGGGTGGACGCGATGCTGGCCACCGGCGCCGAGGTCGTGAAAGTGGCCGTCATGGCATCGCGGCTGAGCGACTGCCTGCCATTGCTGCAACTGGGTCGGAAGCATCGAGGCCGGCGCATCGTACTTCTGGCGATGGGCGAGGCCGGTCTTGTGACGCGCGTGTTCGCGGCGCGGTTTGGATCGTGCTGGACCTACGCCGGCGAAGGCGTGGCGCCTGGCCAGATGAGCACAGCGCAGCTCATCGGCGAGCTGGCGTTCCGACGGATCGGTGCAGACACTCGCGTGTATGGACTGTTCGGTCGCGGGATCTCGCATTCGCCATCGCCCGCGATGCACAACGCCGGATTCGCCGAAGTAGGCGTCGATGCCGCCTACGTGCCGTTGCCGGCCGCAGATGCTGATGATGCGATGACGTTTGCTCGCGGATTCGATCTGGCTGGCGCCAGCGTGACGATACCATTCAAGGTCGACCTCTTCGGTTGTCTCGATGATGTCGATCCCGGAGCGAAAGCCCTCGGCGCCATCAACACCCTTGCGCACGCCAACGGCCGGTGGTCGGGCACCAACACCGATGGACAGGGATTTGTTGCAGGCCTGCGCATTGATGTGCCACGCGGAACCCGGGTTGCGATCCTGGGGACAGGCGGCGCCGCGCGCGCGGTGGCAACGGCCCTCCGGGACGCCGGCGCGAATGTGACGGTGTTCGGGCGCTCGGCCGATACAGCCAGGGATGTGGCGACCGCTCTCGGCGTGTCGGGCGCGGCGCGTCCGGTGCCGCTGTCGAGCTGGGACCTGCTCGTCAACGCGACGCCGGTCGGGACGTATCCCGACGTGGAGCGGACCTCGTTTCCCGAAGGTGTGTTCGATGGCGGAACCGTCTACGACCTGGTCTATCACCCAGAGAAGACGCGACTCCTTCGCGACGCCGAACTGGCAGGATGCCGGACGATCGGCGGCCTCACCATGTTGATTGAACAAGCCCGGCTCCAGCAGGCGTGGTGGACGGGCCGTACGCCGAGTGTCGCCGCGCTCCATGCCGCCGCGGTCCGGACGCTCGCAACCCGAACGGAACAGTCATGA